From the Lucilia cuprina isolate Lc7/37 unplaced genomic scaffold, ASM2204524v1 Scaffold_4367, whole genome shotgun sequence genome, the window ataattttgtagattacaaaaacttaaaaacttttatacatttcaaacaaaaaaattatacttatttggttcgttttttttgttcaggtaaaaaacacattttttctttatttaacacACAATATATAGAGAGAACAAAAATTTTGGTTGTTACCAACATTACTCGACTTACTCTGCGCCAATACAGACGCTGCCATATTAAAATTAGCACAAGCTTGATAATACGAAGCTGCAGTATGTTGTGAACTTTTTGCTGTTGACGCTGCAGTTGCtggttttttgcttaaaacttGAGAGCTTGAACCAACGTCTAGATTAGCTACAATACCACCTACCCCAACACTAtcatttagtaatgaattagcATTAGCATTTGTAGTAGTAGAAGTAGCTGTAGCTATATTAGCATTAGTTACACTACTGCCACTAGTAGCATTACTAAAACTGGGTGCTAGGCCCGAAGCGGCAGCTAAAGCTGCCATGCCCATTAGTTGTGTTGTATTAAAGGGTGTCATAGCCATTTGGGCATAAGCATTAGTTGATGATAATCCTACTTTGTTTGCATTAGAGGCAGCAGCTTTTGAACTACTGGGaaatgctgctgctgctatttTAAGCagcattttaaattata encodes:
- the LOC111686457 gene encoding protein strawberry notch, producing the protein MPKKTPTASSAAAAFPSSSKAAASNANKVGLSSTNAYAQMAMTPFNTTQLMGMAALAAASGLAPSFSNATSGSSVTNANIATATSTTTNANANSLLNDSVGVGGIVANLDVGSSSQVLSKKPATAASTAKSSQHTAASYYQACANFNMAASVLAQMSMGMGYDSQPSSTNSANSGLSTQSKINAMVLQKIQALVAANPQFLTSGIPNQLLSQLLMQPMKVSSMIFLIIQEF